A region from the Pempheris klunzingeri isolate RE-2024b chromosome 17, fPemKlu1.hap1, whole genome shotgun sequence genome encodes:
- the nfe2l1a gene encoding endoplasmic reticulum membrane sensor NFE2L1a, which translates to MLYLKKYFTEGLIQVAILLSLCGVRIDVGLESYLLPSWHEMIRGPTSALMQTEFHNLRNRLEDGHSLHPKSVDLDGFFTARRLLGWVRSLDRLQVPRAELEAWLVQRQSDPLPVGLSDQPSPLERTPALVERNQTVPSVGSRVGLQEEEEEEEKEEDKEEGTHHELHQNGAQDERGEEEEEDEEDEGYLARRYRRAEGGGQPEGSYNYANNREQTQNEVDQTVSLQECLRLLEETFPFTDEQQVSDADGRGGDLEHQPRGMEPIILTSNPSLDLELHWQDLLAIMEPENTDADMMASFDHTCNSGATRTLRGVKFEAPQQYCNNDDNDVTEADQEVLLLETPLQHGLLQPTSQLELEPALLPLTPTAELDDQSSARNTFNNSNVNPLHCPPDHRDLLAEDPSEEFCLGLNAEDNLSTFSINLLTQDLVDTIESSPASQNAPYPENLPSFDVSFHSRDLAPSSVTPSPEGNGLNQDLLTSPSSVFVTDEEEDVEDEDDLPSLLSGLLEDAAIMDEMRLLDLALLEGFSPEMAARLEEEGCLNHELARQETGRDDDQSASGMVVTDDQGQLRCHQEDGENAADSDSGLSLNFSHSPASPCASEASSYSSSSSSSSYLSAVGSHITEDEDEDDEEGLADSDMEVEVTIKQEEMDEEEMGAVGGGYPEDVMKPFPTNYGDHKLFNGFPHLEHVGHDHTYNQPRSPASAPSWGKIPTKHTKSSRHDSAKPYHHTSSRHISESKMWGRDERRAQALGVPFSNELIVNLPVEEFNNLLATCQLNDDQLSLIRDIRRRGKNKIAAQNCRKRKLDVVLGLKNDLSGLRRYRSRLLREKQEALRNLQEMKHQLGTLYQEVFSRLRDEEGRPLDAMEYLLHFEPNGSIRLISRQQQAVTKYSKKQRDKKK; encoded by the exons ATGCTGTACCTAAAGAAATACTTCACGGAAGGCCTCATCCAGGTGGCCATCCTGCTCAGCTTATGTGGAGTGAGGATTGATGTGGGACTGGAGTCTTACCTGCTTCCCTCCTGGCACGAGATGATCCGGGGTCCGACCTCAGCGCTGATGCAGACTGAGTTCCACAACCTTCGCAACCGCCTGGAGGATGGCCATAGCCTGCACCCCAAGAGTGTAGATCTGGATGGGTTCTTCACAGCACGAAGGCTGCTAGGCTGGGTCCGATCTCTGGACAGACTGCAG GTTCCTCGTGCAGAGCTGGAGGCATGGCTGGTCCAACGGCAGTCAGACCCTCTCCCTGTGGGACTTTCAGACCAGCCCTCCCCACTGGAGAGAACCCCTGCTCTTGTGGAGAGAAACCAAACGGTTCCGTCTGTAGGATCCAGAGTTGGGctgcaggaagaagaggaggaagaggagaaggaggaggataAAGAG GAAGGAACACATCATGAACTTCATCAAAATGGTGCTCAGGAtgaaagaggggaggaagaagaggaggatgaggaggatgagggatACCTGGCTAGGCGTTACAGGAGggctgagggaggaggacaaCCAGAAGGTTCCTACAACTATGCAAacaacagagagcaaacacagaaTGAAGTAGACCAG aCTGTCTCCCTCCAGGAGTGTTTGAGGCTGTTGGAGGAAACCTTTCCCTTCACAGATGAACAACAG GTAAGTGATGCTGACGGCAGAGGAGGAGACCTGGAGCATCAGCCCCGAGGCATGGAGCCTATTATACTGACAAGTAACCCTTCCTTAGACCTGGAGCTCCACTGGCAGGACCTGTTGGCTATCATGGAGCCTGAG AACACAGATGCTGACATGATGGCTTCATTTGACCACACCTGTAATTCAGGAGCAACTAGGACTCTTCGGGGTGTTAAGTTTGAAGCTCCACAGCAATACTGTAACAACGATGACAATGATGTAACAGAGGCTGATCAGGAGGTCCTTCTACTGGAGACTCCCTTGCAGCACG GTTTGCTGCAGCCTACCAGCCAGTTAGAGCTAGAGCCAGCGCTGCTTCCACTCACTCCCACTGCAGAATTGGATGACCAAAGTTCAGCAAGGAACACTTTCAACAACTCTAATGTGAATCCCTTACATTGTCCTCCAGACCACAGAGATCTGCTTGCAGAAGATCCCTCAGAAGAATTCTGCCTGGGACTAAATGCAGAAGATAACCTGAGTACCTTCAGCATAAATCTGCTAACACAAGATCTTGTGGATACCATAGAAAGTAGTCCGGCTTCACAGAATGCTCCCTACCCTGAAAACCTTCCTAGCTTTGATGTTAGCTTTCATTCACGTGACTTGGCACCTTCGAGTGTCACCCCATCTCCTGAGGGGAATGGTTTGAACCAAGACCTTCTGACATCTCCCTCCAGCGTCTTTGTGACtgacgaggaggaggatgttgaggatgaagatgatctCCCAAGCCTACTCAGTGGTCTCTTAGAGGATGCTGCCATCATGGATGAGATGAGATTGTTGGACTTGGCGCTGCTGGAAGGATTCAGTCCTGAGATGGCAGCTAGGCTGGAAGAGGAGGGTTGCCTTAACCATGAACTAGCCCGACAAGAAACTGGCAGAGATGATGACCAGTCAGCTTCTGGCATGGTGGTGACAGATGATCAGGGCCAACTAAGATGTCATCAGGAAG ATGGCGAGAATGCGGCAGACTCAGACTCTGGTCTTTCTCTGAATTTCAGCCACAGTCCTGCTTCTCCGTGTGCTTCTGAGGCCTCCtcttattcctcctcctcctcctcctcttcctatctgtcagctgtgggaAGTCACATCACTGAAGATGAGGACGAAGATGATGAGGAAGGATTAGCGGATTCAGATATGGAAGTGGAGGTGACCATAAAGCAGGAGGAGATGGACGAAGAAGAGATGGGGGCAGTAGGAGGAGGGTACCCTGAAGATGTTATGAAACCCTTCCCTACCAACTATGGGGATCACAAGCTGTTTAATGGGTTTCCTCATCTGGAGCATGTTGGCCACGATCACACATACAACCAGCCCCGGTCACCTGCCTCTGCTCCATCCTGGGGCAAGATCcccaccaaacacaccaaatcCTCTCGACATGACAGTGCCAAGCCTTACCACCACACCTCTTCCAGACATATCTCCGAGAGTAAAATGTGGGGCCGGGATGAACGGCGTGCACAAGCCCTGGGAGTCCCTTTCTCCAATGAGCTGATTGTTAATCTGCCAGTGGAGGAGTTTAATAACCTACTGGCCACTTGCCAACTCAATGATGATCAGCTTTCCCTCATCAGAGACATACGGCGCCGTGGTAAGAACAAGATAGCTGCCCAGAACTGCAGGAAGAGGAAACTGGACGTAGTGCTGGGACTGAAGAATGATCTGTCAGGTTTGAGGCGCTACCGTTCACGGCTGCTCCGAGAGAAACAGGAAGCCCTGAGGAATCTCCAGGAAATGAAGCACCAACTGGGTACGTTGTACCAGGAAGTCTTTTCCAGGCTGAGGGACGAGGAGGGGAGGCCGCTTGATGCAATGGAATACCTGCTTCATTTTGAGCCCAATGGTAGCATCAGGTTGATTTCACGGCAACAACAGGCAGTGACAAAATACAGCAAGAAACAGAGGGACAAGAAAAAGTGA